TTTTGTAGTATCTGCAATTACTTTAGCTGCTTCAAAACCTCCTTTTACACCAAAAGTTACCAAACCACTTTGCCCTTTTGGCAAATATTTATCTGCTAACGTTTTGTATTTACTGCTAGCTAAACCAGGGTAATTTACCCAAGCCACCTCTTCTTGCGCTTCTAACCAAGTAGCTAATGCCAATGCATTTTCTGAATGTTGTTTAATTCTAACTGGTAAAGTCTCTAAACCTTGAATGATATTAAAAGCGTTTGTTGGACTTAAAGCTGCACCAAAATCACGTAAACCTTCTAAAATTAATTTAAAAGTAAACGCTGCTGCACCTAGAGCTTCATGATATTTTAAACCATGGTAACCTGCAGAAGGTTCTGTAAATTCTGGAAACTTACCATTTGCCCAGTTAAAAGTTCCTGCATCAATAATAGCACCTCCTAAAGACGTTCCTTGTCCGCCAATATATTTTGTTAAAGAATGAATTACAATATTTGCTCCGTGTTTAATTGGGTTTAATAATGCTGGTGTAGCCACTGTATTATCTACAATAAAAGGAACCTCAGCTGCTTTAGCCTCTACAGAAATTGCTTCTAAATCTAAAACATCTAATTTAGGATTCCCTAAAGACTCTACAAAAAATGCTCTAGTATTATCTTGAACAGCTTTTTTAAACTCTGCTGGGTTAGATGCATCTACAAACGTAGTTGTAATACCTAATCTTGGTAAGGTAACACTTAATAAATTATAGGTTCCACCATATAAACTGCTAGAAGCCACAATATGATCTCCTGCTTTTAAAAGCGTTAACAAACCTGTTGCAATTGCCCCTGTACCAGATGCAAAAACTACCGCTCCGATTCCGCCTTCTACAGCTGCCAAACGATCTTGTAAAATTTGGTTTGTTGGGTTATTTAAACGTGTGTAAATAAATCCTAATTCTTTTAATGAAAAAAGATTTGCAGCATGTTCTGAGTTGTTAAAAACATATGATGATGTTTGATAAATAGGAACTGCTCTTGTTCCTCCATTTTGTGTTACATCATGTCCTGCATGTAATGCGTTTGTTGCTAATTTGTACGTACTCATTTTTCTATTTTTTTTTGAGTTAATAAATGATTAAACCAAAAGTCAAATGCATCAACTTTGTTGATGTACTTACTAGAAAAATGTTATTAAGAAAATTGAACTTTCCAGAACAGGAAATTTCGTTTTTGTTATCTATCCAATCGTAAAAATAATTGGGTAGAATGTAGCACCTTCTTTATTGCTAAAGGGTTGCTAAGGTTTCAATGGGTCTAATCCCTCCGCCTTTCTTGATAACATTTCAATAAGTTATTGAACTTCGTGAATGCAAATATATGCTTAGAAAAATTTAATATCCAAGTAAAAATCAATTTATTTTTAAATAAATAGAAATATCACATAAAAAGACGCTGTTTTATCTTTATCAAATAAATTATAAACAGCCTGTTCTATTTTATTGATAATACCATAATAAAATATTATTATGAAAAGTTATGATATGTAAATTTATAATGTAACTTTGCAAAGAATTTAAGAGGAAAAATTTGAACTGATTGCAACCTCTGAC
The nucleotide sequence above comes from Polaribacter butkevichii. Encoded proteins:
- a CDS encoding O-acetylhomoserine aminocarboxypropyltransferase/cysteine synthase family protein; the protein is MSTYKLATNALHAGHDVTQNGGTRAVPIYQTSSYVFNNSEHAANLFSLKELGFIYTRLNNPTNQILQDRLAAVEGGIGAVVFASGTGAIATGLLTLLKAGDHIVASSSLYGGTYNLLSVTLPRLGITTTFVDASNPAEFKKAVQDNTRAFFVESLGNPKLDVLDLEAISVEAKAAEVPFIVDNTVATPALLNPIKHGANIVIHSLTKYIGGQGTSLGGAIIDAGTFNWANGKFPEFTEPSAGYHGLKYHEALGAAAFTFKLILEGLRDFGAALSPTNAFNIIQGLETLPVRIKQHSENALALATWLEAQEEVAWVNYPGLASSKYKTLADKYLPKGQSGLVTFGVKGGFEAAKVIADTTKVFSLLANIGDTKSLIIHPASTTHQQLDEAAQASAGVSQDLIRLSVGIEDLEDLKADLKAAFSKI